GTGCCGTGCCCAGCGATGTGCGCCTGCAGCTGTGGCTGGCACTGGGCTTCCTGGGCGTGTGCCTGGTGAATACGGTGGGCCTGCTGCTGGCCAAGTTCCTGCGCCGCAGCGGTGAGATCGGCGTGCGCCGTGCGCTGGGTGCCAGCCGTGGCCAGATCTTCCTGCAGTGCCTGGTGGAAGCCGGTGCGGTGGGCGTGGTCGGCGGCGTACTCGGTATCGGCGTGGCGTTGCTGGGCCTGTTCGCCGTGCGCCAGCAGCCGGTGGACTACGCCAAGCTGGCCCACCTGGACGGCAGCATGCTGCTGCTGGCCATCGGCCTGACCCTGTTTGCCAGCATTGCCGCTGGTTTCCTGCCGGCCTGGCGCGCGATGCAGGTCACCCCGGCCATCCAGCTCAAGTCGCAGTAAGTACCGGAACGAGGACTCCCATGGACATCCGCCCCATCCTCAGCACCCTGCGCCGGCACAAGACCGCCGCCGCATTGATCGTGCTGGAAGTCGCCCTGACCTGCGCCATCGTCTGCAACGCGCTGTTCCTGGTCAGCCAGCGCGTGGAAAAGATCAGCATGCCCAGCGGCATCGCCGAAAACGAACTGGTGATGGTCCGCGTCAGCGGCATCGGCAAGCAGACCAATGGCATGGCCCGCACCCGCGAGGACCTGGCCTCGCTGCGCGCCATTCCCGGTGTCACCAGCGCCACCATCATCAACCAGCTGCCGTTCCGTGGCGGCTCGTCCAGCAGCAGCATCCAGCGCCAGCAGGACCAGGAACGGCCGACCACTGAAGCATCGATGTACACGATGTCCGAGGATGGCATCCGCACGATGGGCATCAATGTGATCGCCGGGCGTGACTTCCGGCCTGACGAATACATGGACTATGCCGTCGTCTCCAAGGCGGGCTCCACGGACCAGGCCGTGCCGGTGATCTTCAGCCAGGCCACGGCCGCGAAGATGGAGCCCGATGGCAGCGCGCTGGGCAAGACCTACTACATGGGCAAGCAGCCGCTGCACGTCATCGGCATCGTCGACACGCTCACCACGCCCACCGGCTGGGATGACAACTGGAACGAGTCGATGCTGTTGCCGCTGCGCCGTGGCTTCGACGAAGGCGGCACCTACATGCTGCGTACCGCCCCGGAGCGCCGCGATGAAGTGCTCAAGGCCGCCGTGGCCGCACTGGAGCGCAACGATGCCAACCGCCTGATGCGCGACAAGAAGACCTACGAGGACCAGCGCAACGACTACTTCAAGAACGACCGCGCCATGGTCGGCCTGCTGGTGACGGTGTGCATCGCGCTGCTGGTGGTCACCGCGCTGGGCATCATCGGCCTGGCCAGCTTCTGGGTGCAGCAGCGCAGCAAGCAGATCGGCATCCGCCGTGCACTGGGTGCCACCCGTGGGCAGATCCTGCGCTACTTCCAGACCGAGAACTTCCTGCTGGCCACACTGGGCATCGTGCTGGGCATGCTGGCTGCGTATGCGATCAACCTGGCGCTGATGAACATGTA
Above is a genomic segment from Stenotrophomonas sp. ESTM1D_MKCIP4_1 containing:
- a CDS encoding FtsX-like permease family protein, which encodes MDIRPILSTLRRHKTAAALIVLEVALTCAIVCNALFLVSQRVEKISMPSGIAENELVMVRVSGIGKQTNGMARTREDLASLRAIPGVTSATIINQLPFRGGSSSSSIQRQQDQERPTTEASMYTMSEDGIRTMGINVIAGRDFRPDEYMDYAVVSKAGSTDQAVPVIFSQATAAKMEPDGSALGKTYYMGKQPLHVIGIVDTLTTPTGWDDNWNESMLLPLRRGFDEGGTYMLRTAPERRDEVLKAAVAALERNDANRLMRDKKTYEDQRNDYFKNDRAMVGLLVTVCIALLVVTALGIIGLASFWVQQRSKQIGIRRALGATRGQILRYFQTENFLLATLGIVLGMLAAYAINLALMNMYELPRMPLLYLPLGAVLLWVLGQIAVFGPARRAAAVPPAVATRGA